The genomic DNA CGCGCGCTTTGTCGACAGCCTGGTGCACCGGCGCGCGGCCCGCTATGGCGCCGCCCGCGTGATGCAGGAAGCCCGCACCCATCAGCTCGGCGGCGATCAGCTCGCCGACCTGCAGGATCGCCTGCGCGGGTCGGAGCTGGAGCGCGGCCGCGCAGTCTGGCAAAAGCGTTTTGGCACGCCGCCCGCCACGCCGGACGAAAAGGCCAAGCAGATCCGCTTTATGGTGGCCCGCGGCTTTTCCCGCTCGGTGGTGAGCCAGGTGATCAAAGGGGCGGATGAATGGCTGGACGGCAGTGACTGACGTCGGCCGACGTGGCAGCCTCAAGTGATGCCGCGGTGATGTCACGGCCGTGTCCTGCACCTTCCTGCACCGGTTTCGGGCACATACCTGTTTTGCCAGTAGGCGTATTCCGAGCGTGCCTGCCTTGCCAGCGGACCTCGCCGCAACCCTGCAATGCCGCGATTTTCCCGCATACGCGCGGCCTGCCCGTCGTTCGACAATCCCCGACAACAGCGCCGCGTGCAGTTTGTTCCCGGTCAAGGTTGTCCGGCATGTTAAAATCCTGCGGTTTTCCGGCCCAGCCGTCCATTTCTCCCGCTCCTGCCTGGTGTTATGCCGCTTTCCCCGCCCGTCAATCGCGCCCTGCGTCACCGTCGTGCCATCACGGCGGAGGCCTATGTCAGGGACGACGGCCTATGGGATATCGAAGCGCGCCTGACTGACACCAAGCCGCGCGAGATTCCGCTGGCCGGCGGCGGTGTGCGCCCCGTGGGCGAGCCGCTGCACGATTTGTGGCTGCGCGTCACCATCGACCCGCGCATGAACGTCGTGGACGCCGATGCCTGTTCCGACTGGGTGCCTTATCCCGGCCAGTGCAACACCATAGGCCCGGCCTACCGCAAGCTGATCGGCCTGAACCTGATGAAGGGTTTCCGCAAGTCGGTGAAAGAGCGCCTGTCCGGCGTGGCCGGATGCACCCACCTGACCGAGCTGGCCGGCATACTGCCGACCACCGCGATCCAGGCATTCGCCGGCGATGTGTTCAACATCCGCGACGGCGGCGCCGAAGATACCAGTACTGAGCCGCCTTACCAGTTGCACGGCTGCCATGCCCTGCATTTCGAAGGCGAGGTCGTACGCCAGTTTTACCCCCGCTGGTATGGTCACCAGCCAAAGCCGAGGATCAAGACCGAAGGGTCATCGACCCCGGCGGCGCAGCCAGCGGAGGCGCTCGCCGCCCCCGCCGACGGCGCCATGTCCCGCAGGTCAACCGGCACTTCTGGCTAAGCCAGGCCGGCCTGCAGTCCGCCGAGATTCCATCTCCACACTTTTACGCCTACCCGAAAGGAAACACGCATGAATATCCATGAGTACCAAGGCAAGGAAATCCTGCGCAAATACAATGTGCCGGTTCCGCGCGGCATCCCCGCGTTCTCGGTCGAAGAGGCCCTGAAGGCTGCTGAACAACTGGGCGGCCCGGTATGGGTCGTCAAGGCGCAGATCCACGCGGGCGGCCGCGGCAAGGGCGGCGGCGTGAAGGTGGCCAAGAGCATCGACGAGGTCAAGACCTACGCCACCAACATCCTCGGCATGACCCTGGTCACGCACCAGACCGGCCCGGAAGGCAAGAAGGTCAACCGCCTGCTGATCGAAGAAGGCGCCGACATCAAGAAGGAACTGTACGTCAGCCTGGTGGTTGACCGCGTTTCGCAAAAGGTCGCGCTGATGGCCTCCAGCGAAGGCGGCATGGACATCGAGGAAGTCGCTGCCCACAGCCCGGAAAAGATCCACACGCTGATCATCGATCCGTCGGCCGGCCTGCTCGACGCGGACGCGGACGACATCGCCCGCAAGATCGGCGTGCCCGACGCCAGCGTTGCCCAAGCCCGCCAGGCCCTGCAAGGCCTGTACAAGGCATTCTGGGACACCGACGCCTCGCTGGCTGAAATCAACCCGCTGATCCTGACCGGCGACGGCAAGGTGATCGCGCTGGACGCCAAGTTCAACTTCGACTCCAACGCCCTGTTCCGTCACCCGGAAATCGTCGCCTACCGCGACCTGGACGAAGAAGATCCGGCTGAAATCGAAGCGTCGAAGTTCGACCTGGCCTACATCTCGCTGGACGGCAACATCGGCTGCCTGGTGAACGGCGCCGGCCTGGCCATGGCCACCATGGACACCATCAAGCTGTTCGGCGGCGAGCCGGCCAACTTCCTGGACGTGGGCGGCGGTGCCACCACCGAGAAGGTGACCGAAGCCTTCAAGCTGATGCTGAAGAACCCGAACCTGAAGGCCATCCTGGTCAACATCTTCGGCGGCATCATGCGTTGCGACGTGATCGCCGAAGGCGTGATCGCTGCATCCAAGGCCGTGTCGCTGTCCGTGCCGCTGGTCGTGCGCATGAAGGGTACCAACGAAGAGATCGGCAAGAAGATGCTGGCCGACTCGGGCCTGCCCATCATCGCTGCCGATACCATGGAAGAAGCTGCCCAGAAGGTCGTGGCTGCTGCCGCGGGCAAGTAAGCCAGACGCGAACACGAACGCCAGCAGCGCGCCGGGGCCAGGCCTTCGCGCGCTGCTTTGAGCCAAGCAAAGGATTACAGCATGTCGATTCTGATTAATAAAGACACCAAGGTCATCACCCAGGGCATCACCGGCAAGACCGGCCAGTTCCACACCCGTGGCTGCCGCGACTATGCCAACGGCAAGAACTGCTTCGTTGCCGGCGTGAACCCGAAGAAAGCCGGCGAAGACTTCGAAGGCATTCCCATCTACGCAAGCGTCAAGGATGCCAAGGCATCCACCGGCGCCACCGTGTCCGTGATCTACGTGCCGCCCGCAGGCGCCGCTGCCGCCATCTGGGAAGCCGTTGACGCTGACCTGGACCTGGTGGTCTGCATCACCGAAGGCATCCCCGTGCGCGACATGATGGAGCTCAAGGACAAGATGGCCAAGGGCAACAAGAAGACCCTGTTGCTGGGACCGAACTGCCCGGGCCTGATCACGCCTGACGAAATCAAGATCGGCATCATGCCGGGCCACATCCACCGCAAGGGCCGCATCGGCGTGGTGTCGCGCTCGGGCACGCTGACCTATGAAGCAGTGGGTCAGCTGACCGCGCTGGGCATGGGCCAGTCGTCGGCAGTGGGCATTGGTGGCGACCCCATCAACGGCCTGAAGCACATCGACATCATGAAGATGTTCAACGACGATCCCGAAACGGACGCCGTGGTCATGATTGGCGAAATCGGTGGTCCGGACGAAGCCAATGCGGCTTACTGGATCAAGGAAAACATGAAGAAGCCGGTAGTTGGCTTCATCGCTGGCGTGACCGCGCCTCCGGGCAAGCGCATGGGCCACGCCGGCGCGCTGATCTCGGGTGGTGCCGACACGGCGCAAGCCAAGCTGGAAATCATGGAAGCCTGCGGTATCAAGGTCACCAAGAACCCGTCGGAAATGGCTCGCCTGCTCAAGTCGATCCTGTAATACGGAAACGCAGCCTCCCGCCTCCGGGCGGGAAAGCTTGCCGGAGCCGGCGCGCTCGCATGACTGCGACCGCACGCCGGCCCTCGATGCCCCCGCCTTCGTGCGGGGGCATGTCATTCTGGCGTGCCGGTCACCTAGGGTATCTCCCGAGGCGCGTGACATGCCGATTGAAACCGAATCGAAAGCTTGATACGGTAAATCTTCATGTCTGAAGACTCAGACATGCGAAATTCCATCGGCGCCGCAGGTTTTGGCAGCGCTGTGTGGCGTTCGAATCATAATTTAAGAAACTCGAGGAGCTTTACCGTGGAACTGCTGTCCTCCACCGCCTTCTGGATCGCGTTGGGATCCATTATCCTGACCAACATCGTGCTCTCCGGCGACAACGCCGTGGTGATCGCGCTGGCCTCCCGCAACCTCCCGCCCGCCCAGCAGAAGAAGGCCATCTTCTGGGGCAGCGCCGCCGCCATCATCATGCGGGTGGTGCTGACGGTAGCCGCGGTCAAGCTGCTGAGCCTGCCGTACCTGAAGATCGTCGGCGCCATCCTGCTGGTCTACATCGGCGTGCAACTGCTCACCGGCGACGACGACGAAGAAGGCCACTCGGCCAAGGACAATATCTGGGCCGCGATCCGCACCATCCTGATCGCCGACCTGGTGATGTCGCTCGACAACGTGGTGGCCGTGGCCGCCGCCGCGCAGAAGGGACCCGAAGGCAGCCAGCTGATGCTGCTGATCCTGGGCCTGGGCCTGTCGATCCCCCTGATCGTGTTCGGCAGCACCATCCTGCTGAAGGTCATGGACCGCTTCCCCATCATCATCGTGCTGGGCGCCGCGCTGCTGGGCTACCTCGCGGGTGAAATGCTGGTCAGCGACCCGGTGGACGCCGCGTGGTTCGAGATGCATGTGCCGCATGCCCACCTGGTGTTTGGCGCGATCGGCGCCGCGCTGGTGGTGGTGGTTGGCAAGCTGCTGAATAAGCGAGCGCCACAGACGGCTTGACGCGCTTTGTAGGGTAGGTGGCATCCCCGTTGGGGGCGCCGCCGGAAAAACGGGCGGCCCGGGAGCTGCCCGTTTTGTTTTTGGGTTGCTGTGCATCCCATGGGGTGGATATGGCCGTGATGTCAGTGCGCTTTCAGACTGACTTAAGCTAAAACATCGGTTTACTGACCCTCCGCGTCATACTTAGTGACAAAATTTGCGCCCGATCAACGCTCGGAATGGGCCTAAGTGGCGAAAATTGTCACCCGTCGACGAGCCATCAAGGCTTGCCGGCGCTGGCACGCTAAGTGCTAAGAACTTACGGCATCACATGAAACAAAATGTTTCGATTTGTATCCAAAATTCCTTCGAGGGGTCAATCATGCAACAACGGGTTCAACAACTGAAAAAACTGGGCCGCCGAGCCCAGAAGGGCTTCACGCTGATCGAACTGATGATCGTGGTTGCGATTATCGGTATTCTGGCTGCGATCGCGATTCCGCAGTATCAGGATTATGTGACGCGTAGCCGTTGGACCGAAAACATTTCGTCGATTGCTGCGTTGAAGCAGGCCATCGCGGAATGTGCGCAGACGAACGCGCTGGCAGCGGGGGCAATTGCCGCTCCCTGCAATACCTCCGCGGCACTTGCAACTGCAGCGGGTGGTGGCTTTACCGCTATGCCGACACCGACCAATGGCACTGTGGACTATGGCGTTACCGCCGCTGGCGTAATCACTATTGTTGGGAAGCTTGCGTTAGCAACCGGTGGTTGTACGGTGACGTTCACGCCGGCCGTCACCGCTTCCTCGGTGACATTCACGGCTGCGACTACTGTTTGCGGGAAGCCGCAGACAGGTGTGTGATTTAAGCTCTACTTGATCAGTAAAGAAAAAGCGCCTTCGGGGGGCCTGTACGGGATTTTGTGTGCAGGGCATAACATGTCGACAAGGAGCATGTAATGCCACGCAAACCAAAGGCCATACCCAGGGACCTTCCGACCATCCCTAAGGAGCTGATCGATCAGTTCGTTAAAGGTCCGATGACTGCTGAGGCGGTGCAAGACGCCGCCATGGCGTTCAAGAAGGCCCTGATCGAGCGGGCGATGGGCGCGGAGCTGGGCCATCACCTGGGCTACCCGGCGGGTGCCGAGCGCCCCGAGGATGCAACCAACCAGCGCAATGGCTCCAGCGCCAAGACCGTGCTTACGGACACGGGACCCTTGCGGCTGGCGATCCCGCGCGACCGCGACGGCAGCTTCGCGCCCATCCTGATTCCCAAGCACGACCGGCGTTTTACTGGCTTTGACGACAAGATCATCGCCATGTATGCGCGCGGCATGACGGTACGCGAGATCCAGGCGTTCCTGGTCGAGCAGTATGGCACTGAGGTGTCGCCCGCGTTCATCAGCTCGGTAACGGATGCGGTCATGGAGGAAGTCACCGCCTGGCAGGCCCGTCCATTGGAGGTCATGTACCCGGTCGTGTTCTTCGACGCGCTGCGGGTCAAGATGCGCGAGGATGGCGTCGTGCGCAGCAAGGCGGTCTATCTGGCGCTGGGCGTGCTGCCCGATGGCACGCGTGACATCCTGGGCCTGTGGATCGAGACCACCGAAGGGGCAAAGTTCTGGATGAAGGTGTTCAACGACCTGAAGACGCGAGGCACCCAAGACATCCTGATCGCGGTGACCGACGGCTTGAAGGGCATGGAGCAGGCCCTGAACGCGGTGTTCCCGAGCACGACACTGCAGACTTGTGTCGTGCATCTGATACGCGGCAGCCTGGACTACGCGAGCTGGAAGGACCGCCGTGTGGTGGCGGCCGCGCTCAAGCCTGTCTACACGGCTGCCACGGTTGAGGCCGCCGAGGCGGCGCTGTTGGCCTTCGAGCAAAGCGACTGGGGCAAGCGCTACCCACCGATTGCAGCCTCCTGGCATCGCGCCTGGGACCGGGTGATTCCATTCTTTGCGTTCCCGCCGGCCATCCGCAAGATCATCTACACCACGAATGCCATCGATAGCATCAACGCGCAACTGCGTAAGATTATCAAGACCCGCGGGCACTTCCCGAGCGATGAAGCGGCCACCAAACTGCTGTGGCTAGCCTTGCGCAACATCACCGGCAAGTGGGGCAGCGCCACGCACGACTGGAAAGCCGCCATGAACCAGTTCGCGATCCTCTACGAGGATCGCTTCACACAACCCCATCGCTGAGATAGGATCAAAGGCCTGCCTGCCGGGCAGCCTGCCCGGCAGGCAGGTTTTTAGCCTTGCACACAAAAATCCTGACACCCCCTTCGGGCGCTTTTTCTTTACCCAGTCCCCAAGCTATCATCCGCCTTCTGCCCCCAAGGCATAACAAGGCACCCCACATGCTGCCCTCTCGGTCAGCCATCCCTCTCAGCTTCCTCGCCGTAGCCCTCACGCTGCCGCTGCTGGTCTCCCGGCACACGCTCCCGCTCGCCACCTTCTACGGCGAATGGACCTCGGCATTGCTGTTCGCGCTCGCTGTCATCCTGCTGGGCGCCGCGGCGCTGCGGCAGGGCAGGAGCACGGCCTACAACGCTGCTCCCGCCCAATTCCCCTGGATCCTACTTTTCCCCCTCTGGCTGATCGCCACCGGCGTCACGCAAACGCTGACCGGCATGGCCGATGTGTCGGGCAGCCGGCTGATTACCGAGCTTTCGCTGGCCCTGGCTGGCGCGGTGATGTGGACAGCCTGGCGCCAGGGCCGTGCCGCGACGCCCGTGGAGCGCCAGACGATGGTCGATGTGCTGGCAATGGCCTGGCTGGTGGCCGGGTTGCTGGGCACGCTCGCACAGTGGGTCCAGGTATTCGGCCTGGAGCCCGACACGCTGGGGATGGTGTCCACTTACTTTTACGACGATAACCGCCGCCTGTGGGGCAATCTGAACCAGCCTAACCACCAGGCTACGGTTGCCGGGATCGCGCTGGCGGCGGGGGTCTGGCTGGCGGCTCGCGGGTGGCTGCGGGCGCCGGCCTGGCTGGCGGCGGCGTTGCTGCTGGTGAGCGGCATCGTGCTGTCCGGCTCGCGCACGGGCGTGCTGCATGTGGGGCTGGCTTCGATTTATGCGCTGGTCGCTGCCTGGCTGGCGCGGGGCGGGGCGGCGTTTGGCGGCCCGGGCGAGCTGGGTGGATTCGCGGGTGCCATGCAGCGCGCCGGCCACGCCGGGCGCAATCCCATGCGACGGCCTGCTGGGCTGGCGTTCGCCGCGGTGGCCATGGTGGCGCTGCTGCTGATCCTGCAGCCGGCGATCAAGAGCGCCGGGCAGGCAATGGACTGGCGCCTTTTCGATACCGTTGCGCAGATGCAGGGGGCCGACCAGCTCTCGTGGCGCGCCGCGATGTGGACGCATGCGTGGGCGATGTTCCGCGCGCATCCGTGGCTTGGAGTGGGTTGGGGTGAATACGGCTGGGCACAGTTCCAGCAGCTCGCGCAGGTGGGCGTGAAGGTGGAGATGTCGCTGCATGCGCACAATGCCGTGCTGGACATGCTGGCCAAGACGGGCGTGATCGGCGCGGCGGGTGTGTTCCTGAGCCTGCTGGCATGGCTATGGCGCGTGGCGCGCCAGCGCTTGTGGCGCGGGGTGCGCCCGAGCGCGCGCAGACGGGGCTGGTGCTGGCCTGGCTGGCGATGCTGTGTGCGCATTCCATGCTTGAGTACCCGCTGCACTACCTGTATTTCGTGCTGCCGTTCTGCTTCTTGCTGGGCTGGCTGGAGCCATCGGGGTTCGGCCGCCTGCGCGTGCCGCGCGGGTTTGCCGTGCTGGCGGGCGTGGTATTCGCTGGCGTGGCGGCGGCCATCCTGGCCACCATGTGGCAGGACTACCGCCGTGCCGAGGCGCGCGAGTACGCGCGTGCCGAGCGCCGGGCCGCACTGCCGATGCCGAACTTCTGGTTCCGGCAAGCGGCCGCGTCGGACGCGATCGAGGAGGCGAAGATCACGCCGGAGAACGCGGCGCAGTTGCTCGGGCCCCATATCGCCGCGGTGCACCTGCTGCCGACGCCGACGCTGATCTCGCGCACCGCCTGGCTGATGGCGCTGACCGGTGACCCGGTACAGGCCCGTGCATGGCTGGAGCGCCTGCGCTTTTACTTCGCGGGGGATGAGGCTAACCAGTTCGCGGCCCTCGCCCAACGCTGCGCCGAAGTCGACGCCGCGGCGCGGCCGCGGGATTTCTGCGACTGGGTGCAGCTGCGCGCCAAACACAAAGCGGAGTGAGCGTCCCTGAGCAGGGCCGCGCTACGCAGGGTTATTGCGGCGCGTAGCCCGGGGGCGGGGGCGGCGGATAGTAGTACGTCGGCGCTGCGGCAGGGCGCGGGACTGAGGCCATGCGCCCGTAGACCGGTACCCGGTGGCCGCTTGCGTACATGCATTGCACATACGCGGCGTCGTACCGACGCTGGCTGCCGTAGCCGGCATATTGGGCATTGCCTGCCCCGACCGCCGCGCCCGTGAGCAGGCCGACACCCGCGCCCACCGCCGCGCCCGAGCCGCCATTGAAAGCCGCCCCGGCCGCCGCGCCCAGCGCGGTGCCCACCACGGCGCTGCCTACCGCGCTATTGGTGGCCGCCTGGTTGGCGGTGACACCCCTACCTGGCCAAAGGCGTACTGGCGGCAGCTATTGTCGTCGGCCCGGAACTGGTCGAAGTTCTTGCCGGTGCCCGGCAGCACCATCACGCTGGGGCCGCTGGGCATCACGGCGCACCCGGCCAGCACCATCGCCGCGAGCGGCAGGCTCAGCAGGATTGGCAGGCTGGGGCGGTTGACGTGGTTAAGGACTTTCATCTCGGCACCTCGATACCTTGGTCTTCGATTGCGCGCCGCGCCGTGGGCGTTTCGGGCATTCAGCGTACCGGCCCTGTCAAGCGTCAGACGCTAGGCGGGTGGCTGTGCCGGCACCTTATGCCAGCCGCCGGGACAAGCCTTGATGTACGGGTAGTAGCCATCCGGCCGCGCGCAGCGATACCAAAACGCCTGCTGCTGGGGCACGGGTGCCGCTACACCGCCGCTGTCCATTTCCATCGTGTCGTCCTGGCCCTGCTCGATGTATTGCGGCGGCGACGCAGGTGCCCCGACGACGGCGGGACCATAGGCGTAGCCGGGCGGGTAGTAGTACGGGTAGGGGTAGCCCCACCCGTATCCGTAGCCAAATCCGGGACCGATGTAGACGCCTACGCTGCTGTGCCAGCCACCATGCCAGCCACCGCCGCCGTGCCATCCGCCACCACCGTGCCAGCCGCCGCCGCCTCTTCCCGCCAGCGCGGTACCGCTCGCGCCCAGCGCTGCCAACACCAGCAAGAGCTGGCCAACCCTACGCCCGTTCATGTTGCCCACCTTGGATCGACGCGGAACGTGGTCCCGCTGGCGGCGCAGTTCGCGCCCCTAGATTGCATTGAATACCAATTTGCCGTAGCCCGCGATGTGACGCCTGCTGGCGAAATGCGGCGTTACGCTTGTTACAGCGGAAGCGGCTCTGACGTAAGACTGTGTCAGGTTTGGTAAGAAAGGCGGCTCGCGGCGGCGATGCGGATCAGGCACATGCGGCGCGTGCCGGGCGTCCTGCTCAGGTGCCTGAGACCCAATCCCCCGACTTGCCTCCATGCTTCTCCAGCAGCTTCACGTCGCCCATCACCATGCCGCGGTCGACCGCCTTGCACATGTCGTAGATGGTCAGCAGCGCCACCTGCACGCCGGTCAGCGCTTCCATCTCCACACCGGTCTGGCCATGGGTTTCGGTGCGCACGGTGCAGCGGATGGTGGCGCTGGCCTCGTCCAGCGTGTAGTCCACCGCCACCTTGGTGAGCGAGATCGGGTGGCATAGCGGAATCAGGTCGGAGGTGCGCTTGCTGGCCATGATGGCGGCCACGCGCGCAATGCCTAGCACGTCGCCCTTCTTGGCCGTGCCGTCGCGCACCAGCGCAAAGGTGGCGGGCAGCATGGTGATGGTGCCGGTGGCGATGGCCACGCGGTGGCTGTGCGCCTTGGCGCCGACGTCGACCATATGGGCTTGTCCGGCGGAATCGAAATGGGTGAGCTGGCTCATGGCGTGGACCTGGCGGATGGCGGGAATGAATGCGTGACGGATGCGCTTGCCGCGCATGCCGGGGCAGTGCGTGGCAAGACCGGGCGACGCCCGATGGGAATGGCTTGCGCAGGCCGCTATCATAGCAACATGCGTAAGAACCAAACGCTCGCCGGAGCGCTCTCCTCGCCCGCCCGACGGGCGCGCCTCATGTCTTCCAGGCCTCCCGGGGGCCTTGGCCGCCGCTCGCTCGCGGCGCTGCTGGCGCTGACGGTCGCGCTGCCCGCTTGGCCCCAGCAACGCCTGCTGCTGAACGACCCCACGCGTACCGCGGCGGCGGCGGCTGCCGCGCCGGAGAGCGACAGCCGCGACGGCGGCGACCAGGTCTATGACAACCTGAACCGCAGCGTGAAGGCGGGGCAGAAATCCGATTTTGGCCTGCGCAGCAACAACACCGTGGTGGAGACCTCCGGCGTGCAGCTGCCCGACCTGGGCGATCCGTCCACCGCGTCCCTCACGCCCGAC from Cupriavidus sp. D39 includes the following:
- a CDS encoding Wzy polymerase domain-containing protein — translated: MLEYPLHYLYFVLPFCFLLGWLEPSGFGRLRVPRGFAVLAGVVFAGVAAAILATMWQDYRRAEAREYARAERRAALPMPNFWFRQAAASDAIEEAKITPENAAQLLGPHIAAVHLLPTPTLISRTAWLMALTGDPVQARAWLERLRFYFAGDEANQFAALAQRCAEVDAAARPRDFCDWVQLRAKHKAE
- a CDS encoding TerC family protein, with amino-acid sequence MELLSSTAFWIALGSIILTNIVLSGDNAVVIALASRNLPPAQQKKAIFWGSAAAIIMRVVLTVAAVKLLSLPYLKIVGAILLVYIGVQLLTGDDDEEGHSAKDNIWAAIRTILIADLVMSLDNVVAVAAAAQKGPEGSQLMLLILGLGLSIPLIVFGSTILLKVMDRFPIIIVLGAALLGYLAGEMLVSDPVDAAWFEMHVPHAHLVFGAIGAALVVVVGKLLNKRAPQTA
- the sucD gene encoding succinate--CoA ligase subunit alpha, with amino-acid sequence MSILINKDTKVITQGITGKTGQFHTRGCRDYANGKNCFVAGVNPKKAGEDFEGIPIYASVKDAKASTGATVSVIYVPPAGAAAAIWEAVDADLDLVVCITEGIPVRDMMELKDKMAKGNKKTLLLGPNCPGLITPDEIKIGIMPGHIHRKGRIGVVSRSGTLTYEAVGQLTALGMGQSSAVGIGGDPINGLKHIDIMKMFNDDPETDAVVMIGEIGGPDEANAAYWIKENMKKPVVGFIAGVTAPPGKRMGHAGALISGGADTAQAKLEIMEACGIKVTKNPSEMARLLKSIL
- a CDS encoding pilin, translating into MQQRVQQLKKLGRRAQKGFTLIELMIVVAIIGILAAIAIPQYQDYVTRSRWTENISSIAALKQAIAECAQTNALAAGAIAAPCNTSAALATAAGGGFTAMPTPTNGTVDYGVTAAGVITIVGKLALATGGCTVTFTPAVTASSVTFTAATTVCGKPQTGV
- the moaC gene encoding cyclic pyranopterin monophosphate synthase MoaC; the encoded protein is MSQLTHFDSAGQAHMVDVGAKAHSHRVAIATGTITMLPATFALVRDGTAKKGDVLGIARVAAIMASKRTSDLIPLCHPISLTKVAVDYTLDEASATIRCTVRTETHGQTGVEMEALTGVQVALLTIYDMCKAVDRGMVMGDVKLLEKHGGKSGDWVSGT
- a CDS encoding IS256 family transposase, translated to MPRKPKAIPRDLPTIPKELIDQFVKGPMTAEAVQDAAMAFKKALIERAMGAELGHHLGYPAGAERPEDATNQRNGSSAKTVLTDTGPLRLAIPRDRDGSFAPILIPKHDRRFTGFDDKIIAMYARGMTVREIQAFLVEQYGTEVSPAFISSVTDAVMEEVTAWQARPLEVMYPVVFFDALRVKMREDGVVRSKAVYLALGVLPDGTRDILGLWIETTEGAKFWMKVFNDLKTRGTQDILIAVTDGLKGMEQALNAVFPSTTLQTCVVHLIRGSLDYASWKDRRVVAAALKPVYTAATVEAAEAALLAFEQSDWGKRYPPIAASWHRAWDRVIPFFAFPPAIRKIIYTTNAIDSINAQLRKIIKTRGHFPSDEAATKLLWLALRNITGKWGSATHDWKAAMNQFAILYEDRFTQPHR
- the recX gene encoding recombination regulator RecX codes for the protein MATRPPLSLKARAVGYLSRREHSRAELARKLAPHAESPEALEQLLDTLERENWLSNARFVDSLVHRRAARYGAARVMQEARTHQLGGDQLADLQDRLRGSELERGRAVWQKRFGTPPATPDEKAKQIRFMVARGFSRSVVSQVIKGADEWLDGSD
- a CDS encoding DUF2889 domain-containing protein; this encodes MPLSPPVNRALRHRRAITAEAYVRDDGLWDIEARLTDTKPREIPLAGGGVRPVGEPLHDLWLRVTIDPRMNVVDADACSDWVPYPGQCNTIGPAYRKLIGLNLMKGFRKSVKERLSGVAGCTHLTELAGILPTTAIQAFAGDVFNIRDGGAEDTSTEPPYQLHGCHALHFEGEVVRQFYPRWYGHQPKPRIKTEGSSTPAAQPAEALAAPADGAMSRRSTGTSG
- the sucC gene encoding ADP-forming succinate--CoA ligase subunit beta — translated: MNIHEYQGKEILRKYNVPVPRGIPAFSVEEALKAAEQLGGPVWVVKAQIHAGGRGKGGGVKVAKSIDEVKTYATNILGMTLVTHQTGPEGKKVNRLLIEEGADIKKELYVSLVVDRVSQKVALMASSEGGMDIEEVAAHSPEKIHTLIIDPSAGLLDADADDIARKIGVPDASVAQARQALQGLYKAFWDTDASLAEINPLILTGDGKVIALDAKFNFDSNALFRHPEIVAYRDLDEEDPAEIEASKFDLAYISLDGNIGCLVNGAGLAMATMDTIKLFGGEPANFLDVGGGATTEKVTEAFKLMLKNPNLKAILVNIFGGIMRCDVIAEGVIAASKAVSLSVPLVVRMKGTNEEIGKKMLADSGLPIIAADTMEEAAQKVVAAAAGK